From the Lolium rigidum isolate FL_2022 chromosome 2, APGP_CSIRO_Lrig_0.1, whole genome shotgun sequence genome, one window contains:
- the LOC124689414 gene encoding uncharacterized protein LOC124689414, whose product MGRTGGVEQSACRVLPIIDEGSESDTVLETTATMKGATMGAIADRRKAVVARMRELLRRAVTQSSSLAAAPQSTVAATARKWKRAVSFRSRDHQRGQRAEGDSMSSAASSVSSSRNSFGSRDATFFPSPSRTSHSPATTMAGRIMMQQQHHAQWITTDSDFVVLEL is encoded by the exons ATGGGACGCACCGGCGGCGTGGAGCAGTCTGCGTGCAGGGTCCTGCCCATCATCGACGAGGGATCGGAGTCGGACACGGTGCTGGAGACAACGGCGACGATGAAGGGGGCCACTATGGGAGCCATCGCTGATCGGAGGAAGGCGGTCGTGGCCAGGATGAGGGAGCTGCTCAGGCGAGCCGTCACGCAGTCGTCGTCGCTGGCGGCGGCACCTCAGTCCACCGTGGCGGCTACCGCCAGGAAATGGAAG AGGGCGGTGAGCTTCAGGAGCAGGGATCATCAGCGGGGACAGCGAGCGGAGGGCGACAGCATGAGCTCCGCGGCGTCGTCGGTGTCCAGCAGCAGGAACAGCTTCGGCAGCCGGGACGCCACCTTCTTCCCTTCGCCGTCCCGGACCTCGCACTCTCcggcgacgacgatggccggcagGATTAtgatgcagcagcagcaccaTGCTCAGTGGATCACCACGGATTCCGATT TCGTCGTCCTGGAGCTCTAg
- the LOC124691491 gene encoding 2'-deoxymugineic-acid 2'-dioxygenase-like produces MELLCNAPAHTTVPDRYVFPPEKRAALQLDNDLTPDDITLPIIDLHHGALSDDRRSQVAAEIIAAGKEFGFFQVVNHGVEEDAVQAFRDAAAGFFALPAKEKLPYCSYDMSKRFRLATSTSYDRGETRYWRDYVKFRCYPASDDNVRCWPSKPASFAPRLIEYCEAVHVLAQTLLELVAEGLGLDAGFFAGDLSGGDTHMSVNYYPPCPDPSVTMGLLAHCDRHLLTLLSQADVAGLQARHDGRWLLVRPVQGAFVVNFGHQMEIVTNGVLASVEHRAVTNSVAARMSVASHVHPTDGCLIRPAPELVDEAENPPKYREFLFSEFMEAYDAADASREDVLDSFKIRRD; encoded by the coding sequence ATGGAGCTGCTGTGCAACGCCCCGGCACACACCACCGTCCCAGACAGGTACGTCTTCCCGCCGGAGAaacgcgccgccctgcagctCGACAATGATCTCACCCCCGATGACATCACGCTCCCTATCATCGACCTCCACCATGGTGCCCTCTCCGACGACCGGCGCAGCCAGGTTGCCGCCGAAATCATCGCCGCAGGCAAGGagttcggcttcttccaggtggtGAACcacggcgtggaggaggacgccgTCCAGGCGTTCCGGGACGCGGCCGCGGGGTTCTTcgcgctgccggcgaaggagaagCTTCCCTACTGCTCCtacgacatgagcaagcgattccGGCTCGCCACCAGCACCTCCTACGACCGCGGCGAGACCCGCTACTGGCGCGACTACGTCAAGTTCCGCTGCTACCCGGCCTCCGACGACAACGTGCGCTGCTGGCCGTCCAAGCCGGCGAGCTTCGCGCCCCGCCTCATCGAGTACTGCGAGGCGGTGCATGTGCTGGCGCAGACGCTCCTCGAGCTCGTCGCCGAGGGCCTCGGCCTCGACGCGGGCTTCTTCGCGGGTGACCTCAGCGGCGGCGACACCCACATGAGCGTCAACTACTACCCGCCATGCCCGGACCCGAGCGTCACCATGGGCCTGCTCGCGCACTGCGACCGCCACCTCCTCACCTTGCTCTCCCAGGCCGACGTCGCGGGCCTCCAGGCCAGGCACGACGGGAGGTGGCTTCTCGTCCGCCCCGTCCAGGGCGCCTTCGTCGTCAACTTCGGCCACCAGATGGAGATCGTCACCAATGGGGTGCTCGCCAGCGTCGAGCACCGTGCCGTCACCAACTCTGTCGCAGCGAGGATGTCGGTGGCCTCGCATGTGCACCCCACGGACGGGTGCCTCATCAGGCCGGCACCGGAGCTAGTGGATGAGGCGGAAAACCCACCGAAGTACAGGGAGTTTCTGTTCAGCGAGTTCATGGAAGCCTATGACGCCGCCGACGCCAGCAGGGAGGACGTGCTCGACTCCTTCAAGATCCGCCGCGACTAG